In Aquimarina sp. TRL1, a single window of DNA contains:
- a CDS encoding serine hydrolase has product MKKVIQLLICCLGAFLVITNSFSQKGESTESIQELDSKLEEIFKSSDLTGISIVVVNDKEVFYNNSFGYADVATQKPYTNHTVHNIGSVSKTFIAAAIMKAQELGKLRLDDPINQYLPFQVIHPKFPDVPITLRHLAQHTSGISDDNAYLRAYVLENPIDDYSYLPDDFAKNLKVIAQNEDLSYAMFFENVLSKNGKWYSNKNFTKKAPGKRYNYSNIGAALAAYVVENATGVPFEQFTKQYIFDPLGMEKTAWKINDNNREEFASRYVTKNTMVPAYHLITSSDGGLITNTDEFGEYLKEMIRGRNGEGAILSKASYEEMFTRTEIGKESSGIFWGVNEKGTLNHSGSDPGVVSIAAINPSRNVGVFLMTNISADEDKQLMGAVLEIWTTLKHHRWE; this is encoded by the coding sequence ATGAAAAAAGTAATACAATTGTTAATCTGCTGCCTGGGAGCCTTTTTAGTGATAACTAATAGTTTTTCTCAAAAAGGAGAATCTACAGAGTCAATTCAGGAATTGGATAGTAAACTGGAAGAAATATTCAAAAGTTCAGACCTTACAGGAATTTCTATTGTAGTAGTAAATGACAAAGAAGTGTTTTATAACAATTCTTTTGGATATGCAGATGTAGCGACCCAAAAGCCGTACACAAATCATACGGTACATAATATTGGTTCTGTTTCCAAAACATTTATTGCTGCTGCTATTATGAAAGCTCAAGAGTTAGGAAAACTACGTTTAGACGATCCAATTAATCAATATCTGCCATTCCAGGTGATACACCCTAAATTTCCTGATGTACCGATTACGTTGCGACATCTGGCACAACATACCTCGGGAATTAGTGATGATAATGCTTATCTAAGAGCATATGTGTTAGAAAATCCGATAGATGATTATTCTTATTTGCCAGATGATTTTGCAAAGAATCTAAAAGTTATCGCGCAGAATGAGGATCTTTCTTACGCGATGTTTTTTGAAAATGTGTTGTCCAAAAATGGAAAATGGTATTCAAATAAAAATTTCACAAAAAAAGCTCCTGGCAAGCGATATAACTATAGTAATATTGGAGCAGCTTTGGCAGCGTATGTGGTTGAAAATGCAACAGGAGTTCCTTTTGAGCAATTTACAAAACAGTATATTTTTGATCCTTTGGGGATGGAGAAAACAGCCTGGAAGATAAACGATAATAATCGGGAGGAATTCGCCTCCAGATATGTTACTAAAAATACGATGGTACCAGCGTACCACCTGATTACGAGTTCAGATGGGGGGTTGATCACAAATACAGATGAATTTGGGGAATATTTGAAAGAAATGATCCGGGGAAGAAACGGGGAAGGTGCGATATTGTCAAAAGCATCTTATGAAGAAATGTTTACCCGTACAGAAATAGGAAAAGAATCCAGTGGAATTTTTTGGGGAGTTAATGAAAAAGGAACTTTGAATCATTCCGGGAGTGACCCTGGGGTAGTAAGTATTGCTGCTATAAATCCCAGCCGTAATGTAGGCGTGTTTCTGATGACGAATATCAGTGCAGATGAAGACAAACAATTGATGGGAGCTGTTCTGGAAATATGGACAACTCTAAAGCATCATCGTTGGGAGTAA
- a CDS encoding LysR family transcriptional regulator, translated as MNYTLHQLQIFLKIVEKGSITKASEELHLTQPAVSIQLRNFQDQFPIPLTEVIGRKIYITDFGKEIAEAAQKIIQEVDQISHKTLAYQGQLSGVLKISVVSTGKYIIPYFLSDFMKKHSEVNLVLEVTNKEMVVSSLEENSVDFSLVSVLPKHLKISKTNLMENQLYLVGSTTDTFEKKMYDTSILSELPLIYREPGSGTRHTMEEYLEQNNIVARKQMELTSNEAVKQAVIAGLGYSIMPLIGIRNDLEANRLQIIPVKGFPLKSIWNLISLKNKKFSPVAAAFLSYVEERKDEIIRQKFQLINL; from the coding sequence ATGAATTATACATTGCATCAACTTCAGATTTTTCTAAAAATAGTAGAGAAAGGAAGTATCACCAAAGCTTCAGAGGAATTACACCTCACTCAACCAGCAGTTTCTATTCAGCTTAGGAATTTTCAGGATCAATTTCCTATACCACTTACTGAAGTAATAGGTAGAAAGATATACATTACTGATTTCGGAAAGGAAATAGCAGAGGCAGCTCAAAAAATAATTCAGGAAGTTGATCAGATTAGTCATAAAACATTAGCGTACCAAGGACAGTTGTCGGGAGTGTTGAAGATATCAGTAGTGTCTACAGGTAAATATATTATCCCTTATTTCTTGTCTGATTTTATGAAAAAACATTCAGAAGTAAACCTGGTATTAGAGGTGACAAACAAAGAGATGGTCGTATCAAGTCTGGAGGAAAATTCTGTTGATTTTTCACTGGTGTCGGTATTGCCAAAACATTTGAAGATTAGTAAGACTAATTTGATGGAAAATCAATTGTATTTAGTGGGGAGTACGACAGATACATTTGAGAAAAAAATGTATGATACTTCGATTCTTTCTGAGCTACCGTTAATCTATCGCGAACCAGGGTCAGGAACCCGACATACCATGGAAGAGTATTTAGAGCAAAATAATATTGTCGCGAGAAAACAGATGGAACTGACCTCAAATGAAGCGGTTAAGCAAGCGGTAATAGCAGGGTTAGGGTATTCGATTATGCCATTGATAGGAATACGAAATGACTTGGAAGCGAATCGATTACAGATTATACCTGTAAAGGGGTTTCCTTTGAAATCAATATGGAACCTGATATCTTTAAAGAACAAAAAATTTTCTCCGGTAGCAGCAGCATTTTTAAGCTATGTAGAAGAAAGAAAAGATGAAATAATAAGACAGAAGTTTCAGCTTATAAATTTATGA
- a CDS encoding LamG-like jellyroll fold domain-containing protein, protein MKKILLSLCLGLMVNWLWAQSNPQVITGATTLQEQAYNTNGDKVSLQIGPSQHYFQYSLPIPEESNGTVMGYFPWDVLYMEDTFAEETFDISKGYYGDKIQLDWSIGANKEAIDRIEIYRRPYIDENTSYFEYQNGVNVPHPSFGLPITTLSRDDFQYIDNYIEGGILYEYLVYAQGVSAIAERYITYITGIGYRNPTAVVSGNISFDGGNPVKDVVVRAEPQGAEIKAGSSIAVTDQGNLSVQYLNKNITTAATFQSWMRISETADFTWVRLQQRDFLTGELTNSTTEAKIQLEEVEEEKTLNILIRDEGSGVHKVILKKFYPTGEVNGRGDDIFKPITEIAAHFIHLSLVLNEGDRPALFINGRQLNQAFIEETIAAQQKELDINKRTIPELEINTTYRYPSTNSFNSLLIADKMNGIIDEIRLWQGKLNGKTIRQDFKRYLSGTETNLLMYLRANEGQGVYAYDLSAKGYDFNKNKALLQLASWTGNISDRPTGNQLGVLGVTDENGNYVIAAIPYTGTGESFNITPSFGVHQFEPNQQLIFLGQGAEVANKIDFKDISSFIFRGKARMDVVGTFEPIRNNDGTVVVPEVLQVKETGYNEYTVSMTDGNERTYQKGDYQMGEVPNTIVDMPNVGVEGANIYIDGNIVIGKDNKPVLTDEDGEFVIEVPIGNHYIEVKKDRHDFTYGGRFPMTIIDALAQEERLKGSPLTTEESEYITENHKTEFDFFEHQEQSVTFLDQTKVTLVGKVVGGSVEGEKPIGFGGEGYVEHIFDPQTPNERKVAVSAVNNIGQATIKLSHEAGDVTIATNKASGEYRRELAPLQYVIEKTSTSDGVTVLIDTDNISHTFLNANEVVDLRTVPTPKTSEFSLGEEEEPLVSDPYHFEKSFVYRSAPQLDVTRQTSAPMINIGGVEYYTEGLKHNGQDLVIYEQFEEYFIDFETSEVYKNYDDLAAGKEVRVPITDGEFIITNNLALENTESISYNDTDKSKSTYRFKAGLPRISKPFLKTLSINYRVNNVDTPAHGYNNEGLILGGKSDGSQTFVTAAPEVPDIILRDPPGSNSFAAIEKGESISFTTKSSFTSTGGISNSLQVLLGVKFGAGGGLAGPVIESKATNNATVGISIKTSSDKGRSLKTTYSFDQTIKTSSSPFYVGADGDLYIGNSSNYFYGSYDNIQANTTNLPDSDALELHFKDIQGNEIPLFISKQKAMYFVEEPSETFFVYSQRHIIDVLIPELEQIVYNIDHGIIDPNTPGVLPRKEYLQQIALWKKAILRNEITKYKALNERSEYKKELTSFLEDQQSRLEREIEKGDLAPGGLLHSETQLKEKLDDLKGLETMLEANFEENISFDAGVGDITKGMSTASVSGESTAYNITIDESLAIELGFKFNGVGLLNKTEAAFSQKIDGSINTENVETTKVSYTLKDNDKANMLSVDVINAFDGNGPVFSTIGGRTSCPYEGISTSLFFEKTAYNRDVNEYKRKKALYDKYLDDKKKFDRCVILALLSGQIPSCTPPSPVEKPSFEITQIDTYTGDFALNYATQKVEIPLISVENANIANVPEAGAAEFTLLLENNSVSETDMDFKLRIDPATNPYNVKHNIALNGTIIRVPYGKKIPFALTLEKSVSDQYEYKDIDIVLESLCDKYNVNDRVSVSASFVPSCSKVVISKPFDNWVVNNEDIYNQDGTTNKLGIELSEFDTSFSSFKKIELQYRKSTASSWNRLHTYYKAPFTSAGGVLVDYLATAIADGEDKNSVITETTQLYEFDVDKLSLSDGTYELRAISTCSNGTQYISKVITGTVDLNKPEQFGTPSPTDGILNAGEDLRLQFSEPIQFNDAISKIEIVAETNNMPISHGVSVYFNGPENSVEIDKTNVVSGNFSIEFWMNNSSKSDAIIMQQENGFEVALIDGELVWTLGDQTIQSSISKDDVFHHYTLSYHETKGELRIYEDSYELAVRTVDKIEFTNKGRLTLGGNTFSGNLHDLRMWTKSLSLSESVANMYTQFSGSERDLIGYWPMNEGHGDVMKDLARYIHGKMEASWDIKPKTNAYDFKDRQYIELNLNDFSEFGAAKQIHDEMDITLSFWMKTASKEVATMFSNGRGTIEDLVQANGKRNKWEVGLDEEGSLIFTNEGVTYKLTETSLTDNSWHHIAMIVNRRGALKTYVDNTLVSSHSAKNIGGISGDKFWIGARGFTEVDGTIVTDRFFTGKIDEVRLWNTARTIEQLRRDSTCEIAPATLGLLLYTTMNQPELPNGKGPKYYHALSNNTTPAVFSILSSGVPNYSEDAPKLKPKRNLLSFDVRHIINGDEMIITPEISDWAVLEGQVLDITVDRIFDLAENRQASPITWTAFVERNEVSWYVADKEDLLEIEKFVGDEYEFDISLINRGGKKQTFAIKNIPNWLSLDKTYGTLDPNSKMTVKASIDPEFTIGEYIENLYLETDFGLDQKLQLNLRVLETEPDWTVNPSAFDFSMNFIGKLKINGIISTDAYDKVGAFVNGVPRGETHLLYDEAFDEYFIYLTVFSNTAFGDAIIFKAWDASQGKIVEIEVDDMRSVVFMENEVIGTKSNSALFENTNVVEQHLSLNTGWTWVSFDVNDPNFKNLNELTKNLALSTGDRILSLSPAQLETYYKHPTDITRSSWSGNISANGGMTTEKMYKLNLAKGGELIIKGEKVDVSKWSYELKENWNWLPFIIGNNTPVNEALAFYDPKDGDVIKSQNLFAIFDPINGWTGTLDYLLAGHGYMIKSGKAQTFKYPTYLSSKAKVIEKETETPSEDQVAVTYARYPENMNVILQLPKGYSKVVVYDMKGNRRGSASNQLVGEESLSFLTIYGQANEMLRFYVSGETTEEATTKLMTFSANKVVGTIQAPVLLEMVSETIDIYPNPFENELRIKVLSDRSQKVRVFIHSLSGQQVYQRELYVDKGEAFFSIAPEISSGAYYLYTIVNNTIMRNMIVKK, encoded by the coding sequence ATGAAAAAGATACTTTTATCCCTTTGCTTAGGGCTAATGGTTAATTGGCTTTGGGCACAAAGTAATCCGCAAGTGATTACAGGCGCAACAACCCTGCAAGAGCAGGCGTATAATACAAATGGTGATAAGGTGAGCCTACAAATAGGTCCTAGTCAACATTATTTTCAATATAGTTTACCTATTCCCGAAGAATCAAATGGTACGGTAATGGGATATTTTCCCTGGGATGTGCTGTATATGGAAGATACGTTCGCAGAAGAAACTTTTGATATTTCCAAAGGATATTATGGCGATAAAATCCAATTAGATTGGTCAATCGGAGCCAATAAGGAAGCGATTGATCGAATTGAAATCTATCGTCGTCCTTATATTGATGAAAATACCTCCTATTTTGAATATCAAAATGGAGTGAATGTCCCACACCCATCTTTCGGGCTTCCTATTACTACATTGAGTCGAGATGATTTTCAATACATAGATAATTATATTGAAGGAGGTATTTTATATGAATACCTGGTATATGCCCAAGGAGTTTCTGCGATTGCAGAACGGTATATAACATACATCACAGGAATAGGGTATCGAAATCCTACAGCTGTTGTTTCGGGAAATATTAGTTTTGATGGAGGAAACCCTGTGAAAGATGTAGTTGTTAGAGCAGAACCACAAGGAGCAGAAATCAAAGCAGGAAGTAGTATTGCCGTTACTGATCAGGGGAACTTGTCAGTACAATACTTAAATAAAAATATAACGACAGCAGCTACTTTTCAATCTTGGATGCGAATCTCCGAAACAGCTGATTTTACTTGGGTAAGATTACAGCAGCGAGACTTCCTTACCGGAGAGCTGACGAACTCAACTACAGAAGCTAAGATACAATTGGAAGAAGTAGAAGAGGAAAAAACATTGAATATTCTGATTAGAGATGAAGGAAGTGGAGTACATAAAGTGATACTAAAAAAGTTTTATCCTACAGGAGAAGTAAATGGTAGAGGAGATGATATTTTTAAACCAATTACAGAAATAGCTGCTCATTTTATTCACCTTTCTTTAGTATTAAATGAAGGAGATAGACCAGCACTATTTATTAATGGAAGACAATTAAATCAGGCTTTTATAGAAGAAACAATTGCTGCCCAGCAAAAGGAATTAGATATAAACAAGAGAACGATTCCTGAATTAGAAATAAACACTACCTATAGATATCCTTCAACAAATAGTTTTAATAGTCTACTAATCGCAGATAAAATGAATGGGATTATTGACGAAATACGATTATGGCAAGGTAAATTAAATGGCAAAACAATTCGTCAGGACTTTAAGCGGTATTTAAGTGGAACAGAAACAAATTTATTGATGTACTTGCGTGCGAATGAAGGACAAGGGGTTTATGCGTATGATTTATCGGCTAAAGGGTATGATTTTAATAAGAATAAAGCTCTTTTGCAATTGGCAAGCTGGACTGGTAATATTTCGGATAGACCTACAGGAAATCAATTAGGGGTTTTAGGGGTTACGGATGAAAATGGGAATTATGTGATTGCCGCGATTCCATACACAGGAACAGGAGAGTCATTTAATATAACGCCTTCTTTTGGGGTGCATCAGTTCGAACCGAACCAACAACTGATCTTTCTTGGACAGGGGGCAGAGGTAGCAAATAAAATCGATTTTAAAGATATTTCGTCTTTTATTTTTAGAGGAAAAGCACGTATGGATGTAGTAGGGACATTCGAACCAATAAGGAACAATGATGGGACTGTTGTTGTTCCAGAGGTATTACAAGTCAAAGAAACCGGTTATAATGAATATACGGTAAGTATGACAGATGGAAATGAACGGACATACCAAAAAGGAGATTATCAAATGGGAGAAGTCCCCAATACGATCGTTGATATGCCGAATGTAGGAGTCGAAGGAGCCAATATATATATTGATGGAAATATTGTAATAGGAAAAGATAACAAGCCTGTATTAACGGATGAAGATGGGGAATTCGTGATTGAAGTACCTATTGGGAATCATTATATCGAGGTCAAAAAAGATCGACATGATTTTACTTATGGAGGACGTTTCCCAATGACCATAATAGATGCCCTGGCGCAAGAAGAACGCCTCAAAGGGAGTCCTCTTACTACCGAAGAATCTGAGTATATTACTGAAAATCATAAAACAGAATTTGATTTTTTTGAACATCAGGAGCAATCTGTTACCTTTTTAGATCAAACTAAAGTAACCCTTGTAGGGAAAGTAGTTGGAGGGTCTGTAGAAGGAGAAAAACCTATCGGTTTTGGAGGAGAAGGGTATGTAGAACATATTTTTGATCCACAGACTCCAAACGAACGAAAAGTAGCAGTGAGTGCAGTCAATAACATTGGGCAAGCGACAATAAAACTAAGCCATGAAGCAGGAGATGTTACTATTGCAACAAATAAAGCTTCAGGGGAATACAGAAGGGAACTGGCCCCACTTCAGTATGTTATAGAAAAAACGAGTACTAGTGACGGGGTTACTGTTCTTATAGATACAGATAATATTAGTCATACATTTTTAAATGCAAATGAAGTAGTAGATTTACGAACAGTGCCAACTCCTAAGACGTCAGAGTTTTCATTAGGAGAAGAAGAGGAACCATTGGTTTCTGATCCTTATCATTTTGAGAAAAGTTTTGTATATCGATCAGCTCCACAGTTAGATGTCACCAGACAAACTTCTGCTCCTATGATTAATATAGGTGGAGTGGAATATTATACAGAAGGGCTCAAACATAATGGTCAAGATTTGGTTATCTATGAACAATTTGAAGAATATTTTATTGATTTTGAAACGTCAGAAGTATATAAAAATTACGATGATCTCGCAGCAGGAAAAGAAGTGAGAGTGCCTATTACTGATGGAGAGTTTATCATAACCAATAATCTGGCATTAGAAAATACAGAAAGTATCTCTTATAATGATACCGATAAGAGTAAGTCTACGTATCGTTTTAAGGCAGGACTCCCTAGAATATCAAAACCATTTTTAAAAACCTTATCTATTAATTACAGGGTAAATAATGTTGATACCCCTGCCCATGGATATAATAATGAAGGTTTGATCTTAGGAGGGAAGTCAGATGGAAGTCAGACATTTGTAACAGCGGCTCCCGAAGTTCCGGATATTATTCTTAGGGATCCTCCGGGTTCTAATAGTTTTGCCGCTATTGAAAAAGGAGAAAGTATTTCTTTTACCACTAAAAGTAGTTTTACCAGTACAGGAGGGATCTCCAATTCTTTACAGGTGTTATTAGGAGTGAAATTTGGAGCAGGAGGAGGATTAGCAGGTCCCGTCATTGAGTCAAAAGCTACCAATAATGCCACAGTCGGAATTTCTATAAAAACTTCTTCGGATAAAGGCCGTAGTCTAAAAACAACCTATAGTTTTGATCAAACTATTAAGACTAGTAGTAGCCCATTTTATGTGGGAGCTGATGGAGATCTATACATAGGGAATTCCAGTAATTATTTTTATGGTTCTTATGATAACATTCAGGCAAATACAACCAACTTACCTGATTCAGATGCATTAGAGTTACATTTTAAGGATATTCAAGGAAATGAAATTCCTTTGTTTATAAGTAAGCAGAAGGCAATGTATTTTGTAGAAGAGCCGTCAGAAACATTTTTTGTCTATAGTCAGCGGCATATAATTGATGTTTTAATTCCAGAATTAGAACAGATAGTATATAACATAGATCATGGTATTATAGATCCTAATACACCAGGGGTACTACCTCGTAAGGAATATCTACAGCAAATAGCATTATGGAAAAAAGCGATTCTGAGAAATGAAATCACTAAGTATAAAGCGCTGAATGAACGTAGTGAATATAAAAAAGAATTAACATCTTTTCTGGAGGATCAACAATCAAGGTTGGAAAGAGAAATAGAGAAAGGAGATCTGGCACCAGGAGGTTTATTACATTCTGAGACGCAACTCAAAGAAAAATTAGATGACTTAAAAGGGTTGGAAACTATGCTGGAAGCAAATTTTGAAGAAAATATATCATTTGATGCCGGAGTAGGAGATATTACAAAAGGGATGTCTACAGCTTCTGTTTCAGGAGAGAGTACTGCATATAATATAACTATTGATGAATCATTGGCAATAGAATTAGGATTTAAGTTTAATGGAGTGGGACTATTAAATAAAACAGAAGCAGCTTTTTCGCAAAAAATAGATGGTTCTATAAATACAGAAAATGTAGAAACAACTAAAGTATCCTATACATTAAAAGATAATGATAAAGCCAATATGCTTAGTGTGGATGTTATTAATGCATTTGATGGTAATGGACCGGTTTTTAGTACAATAGGAGGGCGTACCTCCTGCCCCTATGAAGGGATTAGTACTTCTTTGTTTTTTGAAAAAACAGCCTACAACAGAGATGTTAATGAATATAAGAGAAAGAAAGCCTTATACGATAAGTATCTCGATGATAAGAAAAAGTTTGATAGGTGTGTGATTTTGGCATTACTATCTGGGCAAATCCCTAGTTGTACACCACCATCTCCAGTAGAAAAACCTTCCTTTGAAATTACTCAAATTGATACCTATACAGGAGATTTTGCTTTAAACTATGCGACTCAAAAGGTGGAAATTCCTCTTATTAGTGTAGAAAATGCAAATATTGCTAATGTACCAGAAGCAGGTGCTGCGGAGTTTACTTTACTATTGGAAAATAATAGTGTTAGTGAAACGGATATGGATTTCAAACTGAGGATTGATCCAGCCACAAATCCATATAATGTAAAGCATAATATTGCTTTAAACGGAACTATTATTCGTGTTCCCTATGGAAAGAAAATACCATTTGCACTAACTTTAGAGAAATCAGTGTCAGATCAATATGAGTATAAGGATATTGATATTGTTTTAGAATCACTATGTGATAAATATAATGTGAATGATCGTGTTTCAGTTTCAGCTTCATTTGTCCCTTCATGTTCTAAAGTAGTTATCTCAAAACCCTTTGATAATTGGGTAGTAAATAATGAAGATATTTATAATCAGGATGGCACTACGAATAAATTGGGAATAGAGCTATCTGAATTTGATACAAGTTTTTCCAGTTTCAAAAAAATAGAACTACAATATAGAAAATCTACAGCCTCTTCATGGAATCGCTTACACACTTATTATAAAGCACCTTTTACAAGTGCGGGAGGAGTTTTAGTAGATTATTTAGCAACAGCAATAGCTGATGGAGAAGATAAGAATTCTGTCATAACAGAAACTACGCAATTATACGAATTTGATGTTGATAAATTAAGCTTGTCAGATGGTACTTATGAGTTGAGAGCAATCTCTACCTGTAGTAATGGCACCCAATATATATCTAAAGTTATAACAGGAACAGTTGATCTGAATAAGCCAGAACAATTCGGAACACCTTCTCCTACAGATGGGATATTAAATGCTGGAGAAGATCTGAGATTACAATTTAGTGAACCGATCCAATTTAATGATGCTATTAGTAAAATTGAAATTGTAGCAGAGACAAATAATATGCCGATTTCTCATGGAGTTTCAGTATACTTTAATGGTCCTGAAAATAGTGTGGAAATAGATAAAACCAATGTTGTTAGCGGAAATTTTAGTATCGAATTTTGGATGAATAATTCTTCAAAATCTGATGCAATTATTATGCAGCAGGAAAATGGATTTGAAGTAGCATTAATAGATGGAGAACTAGTATGGACATTAGGAGATCAAACAATACAATCTTCAATAAGTAAAGATGATGTATTTCATCATTATACGTTGAGTTATCACGAGACAAAAGGAGAACTCCGAATCTATGAAGATAGTTATGAATTAGCAGTAAGGACAGTTGATAAGATAGAGTTTACTAATAAAGGGAGGTTAACACTGGGAGGAAATACTTTTTCCGGGAATTTGCATGATCTAAGAATGTGGACAAAGTCGTTATCCTTATCGGAATCAGTAGCGAATATGTATACGCAATTTTCAGGATCTGAACGGGATTTAATAGGGTATTGGCCCATGAATGAAGGGCATGGAGATGTTATGAAGGATCTGGCAAGGTATATTCATGGAAAAATGGAAGCCTCTTGGGATATAAAACCCAAAACCAATGCCTATGATTTTAAGGATCGGCAATATATAGAATTGAATCTAAATGATTTTTCAGAGTTTGGAGCAGCTAAACAGATTCATGACGAAATGGATATAACATTATCCTTCTGGATGAAAACGGCATCAAAAGAAGTTGCAACTATGTTTTCTAATGGAAGAGGAACCATTGAAGATCTGGTACAGGCTAACGGCAAACGTAATAAATGGGAAGTAGGATTAGATGAGGAAGGAAGTTTGATATTTACAAACGAAGGCGTTACTTATAAATTAACAGAAACTAGTCTTACAGATAACTCTTGGCATCATATCGCGATGATTGTTAATCGTAGAGGAGCCTTAAAAACGTATGTAGATAATACATTAGTAAGTTCGCACTCAGCTAAGAATATTGGAGGTATTTCAGGGGATAAATTCTGGATAGGAGCACGTGGTTTTACAGAAGTAGATGGAACGATAGTAACAGATAGGTTTTTTACCGGAAAAATAGATGAAGTAAGATTGTGGAACACAGCGCGTACGATAGAACAACTTCGTAGAGATAGTACCTGTGAGATAGCACCTGCCACATTGGGATTACTACTCTATACAACGATGAATCAACCAGAACTTCCGAATGGAAAAGGGCCTAAATATTATCATGCATTGTCTAATAATACGACACCTGCCGTTTTTTCGATCTTAAGTTCGGGAGTTCCTAATTATTCCGAAGATGCTCCTAAATTGAAACCTAAAAGGAACTTATTGAGTTTTGATGTTCGCCATATAATTAATGGAGATGAGATGATCATTACTCCGGAGATTAGTGATTGGGCAGTACTAGAAGGGCAAGTTTTGGATATAACGGTTGATAGGATATTCGATCTAGCTGAAAATAGGCAGGCATCACCTATTACCTGGACGGCTTTTGTAGAACGTAATGAGGTCAGTTGGTATGTTGCAGATAAAGAAGATCTCTTAGAAATAGAAAAATTTGTAGGAGACGAATATGAATTTGATATCTCTTTGATTAACAGAGGAGGGAAAAAACAAACTTTTGCCATTAAAAACATCCCGAACTGGTTGTCATTAGATAAAACCTATGGCACGCTGGATCCTAATAGTAAAATGACAGTAAAAGCAAGTATTGATCCAGAGTTTACGATTGGGGAATATATAGAGAACCTATATCTGGAAACGGATTTTGGGCTTGATCAAAAACTACAGTTAAATCTTAGAGTGTTAGAAACAGAACCTGATTGGACAGTAAACCCTAGTGCCTTTGATTTTAGTATGAACTTTATCGGAAAATTAAAAATCAATGGAATAATTTCTACAGATGCATATGATAAAGTAGGAGCTTTTGTTAATGGGGTCCCGAGAGGAGAAACCCATTTACTATATGATGAAGCTTTTGATGAGTATTTTATATACTTAACCGTGTTTAGTAATACAGCATTTGGAGATGCAATCATATTTAAGGCATGGGATGCTTCTCAAGGTAAAATAGTGGAAATAGAAGTTGATGACATGAGGTCTGTAGTATTTATGGAAAATGAAGTTATAGGGACAAAATCGAATTCAGCTTTATTCGAAAATACAAACGTAGTAGAACAGCACCTTTCTTTAAACACGGGATGGACATGGGTATCTTTTGATGTAAATGACCCTAACTTCAAAAACCTTAATGAATTGACCAAGAATTTAGCATTGTCAACAGGAGATAGAATCTTAAGTTTAAGCCCTGCACAATTAGAAACCTATTATAAACACCCAACAGACATAACAAGGAGTAGTTGGTCAGGGAATATAAGTGCAAATGGTGGGATGACGACAGAAAAAATGTATAAGCTGAACTTGGCTAAAGGAGGAGAACTGATTATAAAAGGAGAAAAAGTGGATGTCAGCAAGTGGTCTTATGAATTGAAAGAAAACTGGAACTGGCTGCCTTTTATAATAGGGAATAATACCCCGGTAAATGAAGCTCTTGCTTTTTATGATCCAAAAGATGGAGATGTTATTAAATCACAAAATTTATTTGCGATTTTTGATCCGATCAATGGATGGACAGGTACATTAGACTATTTATTGGCAGGTCATGGATACATGATTAAATCTGGCAAGGCGCAAACATTTAAATATCCAACGTATTTGAGCTCGAAGGCAAAGGTGATTGAGAAAGAGACTGAAACTCCTTCTGAAGATCAGGTCGCTGTAACCTATGCAAGGTATCCAGAAAATATGAATGTTATTTTACAGCTGCCCAAAGGATATTCCAAAGTAGTGGTTTATGATATGAAAGGCAATCGAAGAGGAAGTGCCAGCAATCAATTAGTAGGAGAAGAATCACTTAGTTTTCTGACGATTTATGGACAGGCTAATGAGATGTTGCGGTTCTATGTGTCAGGAGAAACAACGGAAGAAGCAACTACTAAACTTATGACTTTTTCAGCAAATAAAGTTGTAGGAACAATACAAGCCCCAGTATTATTAGAGATGGTATCAGAAACGATTGATATATATCCAAACCCTTTTGAAAATGAACTTAGGATAAAAGTACTTTCAGATAGATCTCAGAAGGTAAGGGTGTTTATACATTCTTTATCAGGACAACAGGTATACCAACGAGAGCTTTATGTAGATAAAGGGGAAGCTTTTTTTAGTATCGCACCAGAAATTTCTTCCGGAGCCTATTACCTGTATACGATAGTTAATAATACCATTATGAGAAATATGATAGTAAAAAAATAA